In Candidatus Melainabacteria bacterium RIFOXYA2_FULL_32_9, the DNA window ATTGCAGTTATTGCACTTCTTGCAACAATGCCATGTGCAATAATTAAGATGTCAGCATCATCAGCTTTATATTCTTTGTATTCAGCAATTTCAGGAGTTATTCTATTAAATTCTTCTTCATAAGAATCAAGAACTTCCATTAATTCTTCTTCAAGGTTGAAGCAATTTCTCATATGAACAGGCTTTCTATCAACACCTGCAACTCCTTCAGCTCTTAAGAATGGAGTAGCTGGAATCATTTCAATGCCTCTTGATTCTGGATCATACATTACTACAGGCTCTCTCATTTTGCCTTGATATCCATCAGCTAAGATGTAAGTTGGGAATTTATATTTCCAAGCAGTATTGAACGCCTTAATTGTATAATCATAAAGATCCTGGTGACCAGCTGTTGAATATACAATTCTGTGGCCTTCACCATTACCGCCAAAAACAGTTAAAGTTGTTTCTTGTTGTGCATAAATAACTGTAGCGGTACTTGGGCCGCCTCTTTGCATAACTGCACATACAAACGGTATTCTCATCATTTCTGCCATTGACATAGCATCTTGCATAATTACATTTCCCGGGCCAGCTGTTGCCGTGAAAGCCTTTTTACCAGCTAAAATTCCACCAACTGTCGAAAACCCAGCTGAAATTTCATCTTCTGTTTGAAGAAATCCAGCTTCGGTTTTTGGCAACAATTTACACCAGGTATGCATGATCTCATTTTGAGGGGTAATAGGATAACCATACATAAATTCAGCACCTGCTGAATTTGCCGCATATGCTATTACTTCATTTCCGGTCATGAATAACTTTGTGTCTTCTTTAATGAGTTTGTTTACCATGTTTTCATACCTTCCAGGTTAATTTCCTAACACTTTTTTAAAATACTACAAAAATAATCTATGTGTTGAAAAAATTATTTAAATTTTAAGATTAATTTATTCAACATTTCTAATTTTATTCAATAGAATTATAACATTCAATTGAAATTCAATTTCGACTAACCCTGTAGGATCTCAAGTAACAAATATTTTTTATATACACATATTTAGATGCTTTTTAAATACAATTGTTTCTCTTTATATCTTGTTTTCAGGGTATTTATTTATTGAATATTAAATTTAATGAAATAATTAAATTATAAGCCTAAAAGTCAATAACTATATGCTTTTTCTTTATTTTTACCCACAATAAAAATAAAGAAAAAGCACCAAAAAGATCTGAAGATATTTAAGCAGCAAATTAAGTTTAAATATAAAAATGCAAGGTCATTTAACCTTGCATTTTTTGTTATTCAGAAGTCTGTCTTTTCTGTTTTTCTTGTAAATGCCGATCCTGCACATCAGGAGATCTGACTTCTTTTTCTGGATGCTTAC includes these proteins:
- a CDS encoding ferredoxin oxidoreductase, with amino-acid sequence MVNKLIKEDTKLFMTGNEVIAYAANSAGAEFMYGYPITPQNEIMHTWCKLLPKTEAGFLQTEDEISAGFSTVGGILAGKKAFTATAGPGNVIMQDAMSMAEMMRIPFVCAVMQRGGPSTATVIYAQQETTLTVFGGNGEGHRIVYSTAGHQDLYDYTIKAFNTAWKYKFPTYILADGYQGKMREPVVMYDPESRGIEMIPATPFLRAEGVAGVDRKPVHMRNCFNLEEELMEVLDSYEEEFNRITPEIAEYKEYKADDADILIIAHGIVARSAITAIDELREKGIKAGLFRPVTIRPLAVEPLRNAVKRAKQVLFTESANGQMARMALEKLYGLNTPYDTLYKMGVGVTGGDIVEKVEQMLRQPASV